From the Carassius carassius chromosome 45, fCarCar2.1, whole genome shotgun sequence genome, one window contains:
- the npm2b gene encoding nucleoplasmin-2b isoform X1: protein MCLSVFCFCFKMSKTEKPLSTLWGCELNESNKEESFKTDDTNHQHQLALRTMCLGHTAKDEFNIVELVTGEGNSSAKAVPIATLHAKSMPTVNLSGLDLHPPVTFRLKHGSGPVYVGAEHVALEEYSDDEELDEEMDEEVEEEEEDIEVSPVKKVTKNGAGKMWMGSSTFPEGCCWIFELGAQISHYGPTVVMLCQ from the exons ATGTGCCTTtcagttttctgtttttgtttcaaaatGAGCAAAACAGAGAAACCTTTATCCACTCTTTGGG GTTGTGAACTCAATGAATCTAATAAAGAAGAGTCCTTCAAGACGGATGATACGAACCATCAACACCAGCTGGCACTGAGAACG ATGTGTCTGGGTCACACCGCTAAAGATGAATTCAATATTGTGGAGTTGGTCACCGGCGAGGGCAACAGCAGCGCGAAAGCGGTTCCCATAGCAACACTACACGCTAAATCTATGCCTACG GTCAACCTGTCTGGATTGGATCTTCATCCACCCGTGACCTTTCGCCTGAAGCACGGCTCTGGGCCAGTGTATGTCGGAGCGGAACATGTGGCCT TGGAGGAGTACTCCGATGATGAAGAGCTGGATGAAGAGATGGATGAGGAGgtagaagaagaagaggaagatatTGAAGTATCACCAGTTAAGAAGGTCACAAAAAATGGTGCTGGCAAA ATGTGGATGGGAAGCAGCACATTTCCAGAAGGCTGCTGTTGGATATTTGAGTTGGGAGCTCAAATTTCTCACTATGGTCCCACTGTAGTTATGCTCTGTCAATAA
- the npm2b gene encoding nucleoplasmin-2b isoform X2, with the protein MCLSVFCFCFKMSKTEKPLSTLWGCELNESNKEESFKTDDTNHQHQLALRTMCLGHTAKDEFNIVELVTGEGNSSAKAVPIATLHAKSMPTVNLSGLDLHPPVTFRLKHGSGPVYVGAEHVALEEYSDDEELDEEMDEEVEEEEEDIEVSPVKKVTKNGAGKRKKPEKGEDEEASDGENPPKKGKGRGRKAKV; encoded by the exons ATGTGCCTTtcagttttctgtttttgtttcaaaatGAGCAAAACAGAGAAACCTTTATCCACTCTTTGGG GTTGTGAACTCAATGAATCTAATAAAGAAGAGTCCTTCAAGACGGATGATACGAACCATCAACACCAGCTGGCACTGAGAACG ATGTGTCTGGGTCACACCGCTAAAGATGAATTCAATATTGTGGAGTTGGTCACCGGCGAGGGCAACAGCAGCGCGAAAGCGGTTCCCATAGCAACACTACACGCTAAATCTATGCCTACG GTCAACCTGTCTGGATTGGATCTTCATCCACCCGTGACCTTTCGCCTGAAGCACGGCTCTGGGCCAGTGTATGTCGGAGCGGAACATGTGGCCT TGGAGGAGTACTCCGATGATGAAGAGCTGGATGAAGAGATGGATGAGGAGgtagaagaagaagaggaagatatTGAAGTATCACCAGTTAAGAAGGTCACAAAAAATGGTGCTGGCAAA AGAAAGAAGCCAGAAAAGGGAGAGGATGA GGAAGCCTCAGATGGTGAAAATCCACCTAAaaag GGTAAAGGAAGGGGACGGAAGGCGAAGGTGTGA